The Carassius carassius chromosome 34, fCarCar2.1, whole genome shotgun sequence genome has a segment encoding these proteins:
- the LOC132115220 gene encoding guanylate kinase-like isoform X1 — MSGPRPVVLSGPSGAGKSTLLKRLMKEYEGVFGFSVSHTTRNPRPGEENGKGLNCLPMLLGATLLPVADVLSSETSKDYHFVTREKMQDGIDKGEFIENAEFSGNMYGTSKSSIEDVQAQNLICILDVDIQGVKNIKKTDLNPIYISIQPPSIELLEKRLRDRQTETEDSLQKRLEAARIDMELSKEPGVFDIVIINDDLEEAYEKLKSVLIEEIEKVQDAKN; from the exons ATGTCAGGACCCAGGCCTGTAGTTCTGAGTGGCCCATCAGGAGCTGGGAAAAGTACCCTGTTGAAGAGACTCATGAAAGAATATGAAGGGGTTTTTGGATTCAGCGTCTCCC ACACCACCAGAAATCCTCGGCCAGGAGAGGAAAATGGAAAAG GGCTGAATTGTCTCCCAATGCTTCTGGGGGCTACATTACTTCCTGTAGCAGACGTCCTGTCCTCTGAGACATCTAAAG ATTACCACTTTGTCACCAGAGAGAAGATGCAAGATGGAATCGATAAGGGTGAATTCATTGAGAATGCAGAGTTTTCTGGGAACATGTATGGAACCag CAAATCATCCATAGAAGACGTTCAGGCACAAAatctcatctgcatcttggatgttGACATACAAGGagtgaaaaacattaaaaagactgATCTGAACCCCATATATATCTCCATCCAACCTCCTTCAATTGAGTTACTG GAAAAGCGTctgagagacagacaaacagagacagaggacAGTCTACAGAAGCGTTTGGAGGCAGCGAGGATTGACATGGAACTCA GTAAGGAACCTGGGGTTTTTGATATTGTAATCATTAATGATGACCTGGAAGAAGCCTATGAGAAACTCAAAAGTGTTCTTATTGAG gaaaTTGAGAAAGTGCAAGATGCCAAAAATTAG
- the LOC132115220 gene encoding guanylate kinase-like isoform X2, protein MSGPRPVVLSGPSGAGKSTLLKRLMKEYEGVFGFSVSHTTRNPRPGEENGKDYHFVTREKMQDGIDKGEFIENAEFSGNMYGTSKSSIEDVQAQNLICILDVDIQGVKNIKKTDLNPIYISIQPPSIELLEKRLRDRQTETEDSLQKRLEAARIDMELSKEPGVFDIVIINDDLEEAYEKLKSVLIEEIEKVQDAKN, encoded by the exons ATGTCAGGACCCAGGCCTGTAGTTCTGAGTGGCCCATCAGGAGCTGGGAAAAGTACCCTGTTGAAGAGACTCATGAAAGAATATGAAGGGGTTTTTGGATTCAGCGTCTCCC ACACCACCAGAAATCCTCGGCCAGGAGAGGAAAATGGAAAAG ATTACCACTTTGTCACCAGAGAGAAGATGCAAGATGGAATCGATAAGGGTGAATTCATTGAGAATGCAGAGTTTTCTGGGAACATGTATGGAACCag CAAATCATCCATAGAAGACGTTCAGGCACAAAatctcatctgcatcttggatgttGACATACAAGGagtgaaaaacattaaaaagactgATCTGAACCCCATATATATCTCCATCCAACCTCCTTCAATTGAGTTACTG GAAAAGCGTctgagagacagacaaacagagacagaggacAGTCTACAGAAGCGTTTGGAGGCAGCGAGGATTGACATGGAACTCA GTAAGGAACCTGGGGTTTTTGATATTGTAATCATTAATGATGACCTGGAAGAAGCCTATGAGAAACTCAAAAGTGTTCTTATTGAG gaaaTTGAGAAAGTGCAAGATGCCAAAAATTAG